The Leptospira noumeaensis genome segment TTATTTTTCTTCATCTTGGTTATTCTTTCAGCAGATACGAAAAGACGAGGGAACCCTTTTCTGATTTAGAATTGATTGCATTTGTAATCATTCTATTTTATTTTAACCAATAATTTCATTTTTTTAAGGAAACTTTTTTGGATTTTTTTGTTTATAGTCGCCTTCTTCGTAGTTTCGTTATTTTATCCCTTCTTGGTACATTTCACCTTTCCTGTAAAAAAAAATCTGATGAGAAAGAAGATTTGATCCTCCTTCTTGGACTTGGATTGTATGCTAGGTCTTGTGCCGGCCAAAATAGTTTTCCCTCAAACGGTGCTGTCGGTGCGTTAACCCGATTACAAATCCAACCTTCACAAACCTCTAGTTCCATTACATCATACAATAACCCCCACCATGTTTACCCACCTCAATCAACTGTGAGTCGAAAAAATATTCTTTCAGTATTTTATCCGGGTACAGGTTCTAGCCCTTGTGAAGTTGGAGCAATTTTACAACAGGGTGCATCGCGTGGTTACCATGTCATAGGTCTGAATTATCCTAATAATGATGCTGTGAATGGTATTTGTAACCAAGGGGATGCAAGATCCGATGTTAGTTGTTTTGAAAATTTTCGGAACGAAGTAGTGACAGGTGTTGATGTTTCTCCATACATTTCTGTGGATATAAATAATTCCATTGAAGGAAGGTTAGTTTTTCTCCTTCAGTATTTAATTTCAACAAGACCCGGTGAAGGTTGGGACCAGTATATTACAGGAAACAATATCAATTGGTCTTTGGTTTATGTGGGTGGGCATTCCCAAGGAAGTGGGCATGCTGCCTACCATGGCAAAAGAAGGGCCGTGGCCCGGGTTTCCATTTATAGTGGTGTTTCCGATTATAGTTTGCAATACTCCTCAATTCCATCATGGCTCGGAGCGGCACAAACGGCACCTGCAGGATCATATTATGGACTCATCCATGAAAATGACACCATTGCCAATTTTAGTGGAAACGCAAACCAAGTAACAGATGCTTGGTTGAATCAATTGGGTATGACAGGAACTCTTACTAATACGAGTGTCGGTGCCCCTTATGCTAATAGCAAACGTTTGGTGACGAGTGCTTGTAATGGAATGGGAACGGCCGCATTACATAGTTGCCCCATGGTCAACGGATTCCAAACTGTCTGGAACTATATTAGTTTTCCTTAATCTTTTGCCGGAAGAATCAAAAGGGAGGAAGACGTTTGAATATCCATTCTGGGATCATTCTTATGATTCCCATAATCAAACGCCACGGCCAACGAATATAAACAATATCCTTTTTGTTTAGGCCTGCTTTTACAATTAGGTTGGCAGCCGTCTCTGGTTGTAAGGTGAGCCAAGGCATTAGGTTATGACCAAAAGACATTTTTGTATACACAGGACCTAGTTGGATGGTACAAACATGGACTCCCTTTTTAAAGAGTAAAGACCTAAGGCCTGAGAGGTAAGTGGTCAAACCTGCTTTGGCACTTCCATAAATATAATTCATTTGTCTTCCACGTTCCCCTGCCACAGAACTGACTGCAACTATGGTTCCGTTTTGGTTTTTTTCCATATCCAATGATATGATGTTTATGAGAGAAACAATTCCTGAATAATTGGTTTGAATCGTGGTAAGAAGTTCAGATTGGTTTTCTCTTGCTTTTGTTTGGTTTTGGTAGTATCCGGCAAGAAAAAATACTATTTCTGGTTTCGGATTGAGTGAGTCATAAAATTTTGAATGTGAAGAAAAATCAGTCACATCCAATTCATAAGTCTCTAAAGAGACAGGAAATTTTGTTTTGAGACTCGATTTAATATCATTTAACTTTTGTTTGTCTCTACCTGTTAGGGAAAGAGAAAACCCTTGTTTGGCTAGAGTTTCTGCTATATGAATTCCAATATCGGAAGTGGCTCCAATTACAAGTGCATTTTTCATTGGGGTAAACCTAAATTCTTAGGTTTTAAAAAACTAGGTTCTTTGTCACTGAAAATTCCACCAACCATCCACACTCCCCGATCCAGTAAAAGAAAAGTTTTCTCCGATTTTTGGAACTTGTAAATTGAGTTTTAATTCTTTCGAAGCAACAAGCACTCGTTTGATGGGATCGTTCCAGGGATGCATAGAGAGAATAAATTTTCCCCAATGTACAGGGACAAAAGATTTAGCTCCAATGGTTTTGGCCGCCAAAGCTGTTTCTTCCGGGCGCATGTGAATGAAGGGCCAATCATCGCCATACTGTCCACATTCTAAAAATGCTAAATCAAAAGGGCCGTATTTTTTACCAATGGATTCAAATACAGAACCATAACCGGAATCACCACCAACAAAAACTTTGTATCCACCAATTTTTAAAACATAAGAGCACCATAAACTTTTGTTCCTTAGGATCCCTCGTCCCGAAAAATGTCTAGTTGGCGTCGCAGTTACATCTAGGTCTTTCACAATCTCTTTGGATTCAAACCAATCCAACTCTACAATTTTTGATAAAGGTACTCCCCAAGAAAGTAGGTGAGCTGAAACACCTAACGGAACAATGATGGTTTTTGTTTTTGGATGTAATTTAATGACTGTTTCATAATCCAAGTGGTCATAATGATCATGT includes the following:
- a CDS encoding SDR family NAD(P)-dependent oxidoreductase; this encodes MKNALVIGATSDIGIHIAETLAKQGFSLSLTGRDKQKLNDIKSSLKTKFPVSLETYELDVTDFSSHSKFYDSLNPKPEIVFFLAGYYQNQTKARENQSELLTTIQTNYSGIVSLINIISLDMEKNQNGTIVAVSSVAGERGRQMNYIYGSAKAGLTTYLSGLRSLLFKKGVHVCTIQLGPVYTKMSFGHNLMPWLTLQPETAANLIVKAGLNKKDIVYIRWPWRLIMGIIRMIPEWIFKRLPPF
- a CDS encoding MBL fold metallo-hydrolase, whose amino-acid sequence is MASTFGKLPHGEILQRISRSEHFQSGSFKNLEPTEMLAPDSSYFKMAIKYWQKPNSIRPSSPIPSAKIDLKLLDANIPQYIWFGHSSYLLLASGKKILVDPVFSGYASPVPFAVQSFEGTDVYLPEDMPDLDILLITHDHYDHLDYETVIKLHPKTKTIIVPLGVSAHLLSWGVPLSKIVELDWFESKEIVKDLDVTATPTRHFSGRGILRNKSLWCSYVLKIGGYKVFVGGDSGYGSVFESIGKKYGPFDLAFLECGQYGDDWPFIHMRPEETALAAKTIGAKSFVPVHWGKFILSMHPWNDPIKRVLVASKELKLNLQVPKIGENFSFTGSGSVDGWWNFQ
- a CDS encoding BPSS1187 family protein, which translates into the protein MDFFVYSRLLRSFVILSLLGTFHLSCKKKSDEKEDLILLLGLGLYARSCAGQNSFPSNGAVGALTRLQIQPSQTSSSITSYNNPHHVYPPQSTVSRKNILSVFYPGTGSSPCEVGAILQQGASRGYHVIGLNYPNNDAVNGICNQGDARSDVSCFENFRNEVVTGVDVSPYISVDINNSIEGRLVFLLQYLISTRPGEGWDQYITGNNINWSLVYVGGHSQGSGHAAYHGKRRAVARVSIYSGVSDYSLQYSSIPSWLGAAQTAPAGSYYGLIHENDTIANFSGNANQVTDAWLNQLGMTGTLTNTSVGAPYANSKRLVTSACNGMGTAALHSCPMVNGFQTVWNYISFP